One genomic window of Candidatus Methylomirabilota bacterium includes the following:
- the gltX gene encoding glutamate--tRNA ligase — protein MPEPVRVRFPPSPTGHLHVGGARTALFNWLFARHHGGVYVLRIEDTDTSRSTEEYTQSILDALRWLTLGWDEGPPTPGYRQTERFEIYRAHAERLLREGKAYRCRCTPERLDTLRTAAEARKETFRYPGTCRDANVPASEPHALRLRIPTDGETVIDDVIRGRVTVSHAELDDWILVRTDGTPTYNFCVVVDDVAMKITHVIRGNDHLSNTPKQVLCYQALGYPLPVFAHMPMILAADKTRLSKRHGATSVLAFREMGILPEAMLNYLARLGWSHGDQEIFSLDEMVRHFDLARVGSADAVFDLEKFKWVNHQWIKALPAERLARDLVPFLERAGLPVPGDLAWLARVVNTLKERARTLVEMAEQAAFYLKAPTAYDPAATAKFWKDSAADRYALLIKRLEAQEAMDPAALEALYRFLAADLGLKLVDLAQLTRIAVTGKTASPPIFEVVSILGRAETLTRLRTAAAVVERGR, from the coding sequence ATGCCCGAGCCGGTTCGCGTTCGCTTTCCACCCAGCCCGACGGGCCATCTGCACGTCGGCGGGGCCCGCACCGCGCTCTTCAACTGGCTCTTCGCGCGCCACCACGGCGGGGTCTACGTGCTCCGCATCGAGGACACCGACACCTCCCGCTCGACCGAGGAGTACACGCAGTCGATCCTCGACGCGCTGCGGTGGCTCACGCTCGGATGGGACGAGGGGCCGCCCACGCCGGGCTACCGCCAGACCGAGCGGTTCGAGATCTACCGCGCCCACGCCGAGCGGCTGCTGCGGGAGGGCAAGGCCTATCGCTGCCGCTGCACCCCGGAGAGGCTCGACACCCTCCGCACGGCCGCCGAGGCGCGCAAGGAGACGTTCCGGTATCCGGGCACCTGCCGCGACGCGAACGTGCCCGCCTCGGAGCCCCACGCGCTCCGGCTGCGCATCCCGACGGACGGCGAGACAGTGATCGACGACGTCATCCGCGGGCGGGTCACGGTCAGCCACGCCGAGCTGGACGACTGGATCCTCGTCCGCACCGACGGCACCCCGACCTACAACTTCTGCGTGGTGGTGGACGACGTGGCCATGAAGATCACCCACGTGATCCGCGGCAACGATCATCTCTCCAACACCCCGAAGCAGGTGCTGTGCTATCAGGCGCTGGGCTACCCGCTGCCGGTGTTCGCTCACATGCCCATGATCCTCGCCGCCGACAAGACGCGCCTGTCCAAGCGGCACGGCGCCACCTCGGTGCTGGCCTTCCGCGAGATGGGGATCCTGCCCGAGGCGATGCTGAACTACCTGGCCCGCCTCGGCTGGTCGCACGGCGACCAGGAGATCTTCTCGCTCGACGAGATGGTGCGCCATTTCGACCTGGCCCGCGTGGGCAGCGCCGACGCGGTGTTCGACCTCGAGAAGTTCAAGTGGGTCAACCACCAGTGGATCAAGGCGCTCCCCGCCGAGCGCCTGGCCCGCGATCTCGTCCCCTTCCTCGAGCGGGCCGGCCTGCCCGTGCCAGGCGATCTTGCCTGGCTCGCCCGGGTGGTAAACACGTTGAAAGAGCGCGCCCGGACGCTGGTCGAGATGGCCGAGCAGGCCGCCTTCTACCTGAAGGCGCCGACCGCCTACGACCCGGCGGCCACCGCCAAGTTCTGGAAGGACTCGGCGGCCGATCGCTACGCGCTCCTGATCAAGCGGTTGGAGGCGCAGGAGGCGATGGACCCGGCGGCGCTGGAGGCGCTCTACCGGTTCCTCGCCGCCGATCTCGGGCTCAAGCTGGTGGACCTGGCCCAGCTGACGCGGATCGCGGTCACCGGCAAGACCGCGAGCCCGCCCATCTTCGAGGTGGTGAGCATCCTCGGCCGAGCCGAGACGCTGACGCGGCTCCGGACGGCGGCGGCCGTGGTGGAGCGGGGCCGGTGA
- a CDS encoding Na/Pi cotransporter family protein, which yields MTLLALFGGLALLLYGMQLIGEGLQRAAGGHLRHLLTRMTRTRLAAVASGVLVTSIIQSSSATTLMLIGFVSAGLLTFPQSLGVILGADIGTTVTVQLLAFKVQELSLLLVGVGFAMAFFGRRGLIKHGGQVILGFGFIFLGMKVMNDGLAPLADQDLTRQVLVALAGNPFLGLLVGAGLSAGMASSAATIGLTLSLAHQGLLPLAAAIPVVLGANIGTCATALAASLRSSADARRVALAHIAFKVLGVALVFPFITPLTTLMAYTAADPARQIANTHTLFNVAISALFLPFAPWAARVITALVPEEERGDNPYRTRYLDDRFLEQPALAIGQATREALRMGDVAQAMLRDAMVVLRTDNQELLEDVERRDDQLDYLEREIKLFIARLGRETMSNDLAQKEIALISFIGNLENIGDIIDKNLMELARKKLYQGRRFSETGEAELLEFHGMVSKNLERAIAGFAANDRSLAQEVLDQRPVVRQRERELRDSHLARLRRGLAESLETSEIHLDVLTNLKRISSHITALVYPILEEEP from the coding sequence ATGACCCTGCTGGCGCTGTTCGGCGGTCTGGCCCTGCTGCTCTACGGCATGCAGCTGATCGGCGAGGGCCTGCAGCGCGCGGCGGGTGGTCACCTGCGACACCTGCTCACGCGCATGACCCGCACGCGCCTGGCCGCGGTGGCCTCGGGCGTGCTGGTGACCTCGATCATCCAGTCCTCGTCGGCCACCACCCTCATGCTGATCGGCTTCGTCTCGGCCGGCCTGCTCACGTTCCCGCAGTCGCTCGGGGTGATCCTGGGCGCCGACATCGGCACCACCGTCACCGTCCAGCTGCTCGCCTTCAAGGTGCAGGAATTGTCGCTGCTCCTGGTCGGCGTCGGCTTCGCCATGGCCTTCTTCGGCCGGCGCGGCCTCATCAAGCACGGCGGGCAGGTGATCCTCGGCTTCGGCTTCATCTTCCTCGGCATGAAGGTGATGAACGACGGGCTGGCGCCGCTGGCCGATCAGGATCTGACGCGCCAGGTGCTGGTGGCCCTGGCCGGCAACCCGTTCCTCGGCCTGCTGGTGGGGGCCGGGCTCAGCGCGGGCATGGCCTCCTCGGCGGCCACGATCGGGCTCACCCTGTCGCTCGCCCACCAGGGGCTGCTGCCGCTGGCCGCGGCCATTCCGGTCGTGCTCGGCGCCAACATTGGCACGTGCGCGACCGCGCTGGCGGCCAGCCTGCGCTCCTCCGCGGACGCGCGGCGGGTGGCGCTGGCCCACATCGCGTTCAAGGTCCTGGGCGTGGCGCTGGTATTCCCGTTCATCACCCCCCTCACGACCCTGATGGCCTATACCGCGGCCGACCCGGCGCGGCAGATCGCCAACACCCATACCCTGTTCAACGTGGCCATCAGCGCCCTGTTCCTGCCCTTCGCCCCCTGGGCCGCGCGGGTCATCACCGCGCTGGTGCCGGAGGAGGAGCGGGGGGACAATCCCTACCGGACGCGCTATCTGGACGACCGCTTCCTCGAGCAGCCGGCGCTGGCCATCGGCCAGGCGACGCGGGAAGCGCTGCGCATGGGCGACGTGGCCCAGGCGATGCTTCGCGATGCGATGGTGGTGCTGCGGACGGATAACCAGGAGCTGCTGGAGGACGTGGAGCGACGTGATGACCAGCTGGACTATCTGGAGCGCGAGATCAAGCTGTTCATCGCGCGCCTCGGGCGGGAGACCATGAGCAACGACCTGGCTCAGAAGGAGATCGCGCTGATCTCCTTCATCGGCAATCTCGAGAACATCGGCGACATCATCGACAAGAACCTGATGGAGCTGGCGCGCAAGAAGCTCTACCAGGGGCGCCGCTTCTCGGAGACCGGCGAGGCCGAGCTGCTGGAGTTCCACGGGATGGTCTCGAAGAACCTCGAGCGCGCCATCGCCGGCTTCGCGGCCAACGACCGCAGCCTCGCCCAGGAGGTGCTGGACCAGCGGCCGGTGGTGCGGCAGCGCGAGCGCGAGCTGCGCGACTCCCACCTGGCCCGGCTGCGCCGCGGGCTCGCCGAGTCGCTCGAGACCTCGGAGATCCACCTCGACGTGCTCACCAACCTCAAGCGGATCTCCTCGCACATCACCGCGCTGGTGTACCCGATCCTCGAAGAGGAGCCCTAG
- the glgA gene encoding glycogen synthase GlgA, which produces MASRLRILVIASEVAPFAKTGGLADVAGALPRALAGLGHDVRVMMPKYRGAEAHATETRIVVPSIQVPLVDRVAEGALIEARGASGVPVYLLEHEHYYNRDSLYGTADGDYWDNCERFVFFCRAALESLARLEAASSGVRWQPQVIHANDWQTGLLPVYLRTLYRDHPVVGNLASLFTIHNLAYQGVFWHYDMPMTGLGWDLFTPAGIEFYGKLNFLKGALVFSDLLTTVSRTYAREIRTAEFGNGLEGVLEDRSHDLHGVINGIDYDVWNPQKDAAIAHPYSGDDPEPKAICREALRRELGLDDAAGPIIGVVTRLAQQKGMDLLLQALPGVLAEGAQLVVLGSGETLLEEGFREAAVAHPGQIAVRIGFDDELSRRIYAGSDAFLMPSRYEPCGLGQLIALRYGSAPIVRRTGGLADTVIEFDPARRTGTGFVFDAFTAEALVGAVHRAASTYRQPSPWKALIRNAMAEDFSWDASAREYVTLYRKALKARSGSSPRRSA; this is translated from the coding sequence GTGGCCAGCCGACTCCGCATCCTCGTCATCGCCTCCGAGGTCGCGCCCTTCGCCAAGACGGGCGGCCTCGCGGATGTGGCGGGCGCACTGCCCCGGGCCCTGGCCGGGCTCGGCCACGACGTGCGCGTCATGATGCCGAAGTACCGCGGCGCCGAGGCGCACGCCACCGAGACGCGGATCGTGGTGCCGAGCATCCAGGTGCCGCTGGTCGACCGCGTCGCCGAGGGCGCGCTGATCGAGGCGCGCGGCGCCTCGGGCGTGCCGGTGTACCTGCTCGAGCACGAGCACTATTACAATCGCGACAGCCTCTACGGCACCGCCGACGGCGACTACTGGGACAACTGCGAGCGCTTCGTATTCTTCTGCCGCGCGGCGCTGGAGAGCCTGGCCCGGCTCGAGGCGGCGAGCTCCGGCGTGCGCTGGCAGCCGCAGGTCATCCACGCCAACGACTGGCAGACCGGCCTGCTGCCGGTGTACCTGCGCACGCTCTATCGCGACCACCCGGTCGTGGGCAACCTGGCCAGCCTGTTCACCATCCACAACCTCGCCTACCAGGGCGTGTTCTGGCACTATGACATGCCGATGACCGGGCTCGGCTGGGACCTCTTCACCCCGGCCGGCATCGAGTTCTACGGCAAGCTCAACTTCCTGAAGGGCGCGCTCGTGTTCTCCGACCTCCTGACCACCGTGAGCCGCACCTACGCGCGCGAGATCCGCACCGCCGAGTTCGGCAACGGGCTCGAGGGCGTGCTGGAAGACCGCAGCCACGATCTGCACGGCGTGATCAACGGCATCGACTACGACGTGTGGAACCCGCAGAAGGACGCGGCCATCGCGCACCCCTACTCGGGCGACGACCCCGAGCCCAAGGCGATCTGTCGCGAAGCGCTGCGGCGCGAGCTCGGGCTGGACGACGCGGCGGGGCCGATCATCGGGGTGGTGACCCGCCTGGCCCAGCAGAAGGGCATGGACCTGCTATTGCAAGCGCTCCCCGGCGTTCTGGCCGAGGGCGCCCAGCTGGTGGTGCTGGGCTCGGGTGAGACGCTCCTCGAGGAGGGCTTCCGCGAGGCGGCGGTCGCGCACCCCGGCCAGATCGCGGTCCGCATCGGGTTCGACGACGAGCTCTCGCGCCGCATCTACGCGGGCAGCGACGCGTTCCTCATGCCCTCGCGCTACGAGCCGTGCGGGCTCGGCCAGCTCATCGCGCTCCGTTACGGGAGCGCGCCGATCGTGCGGCGCACCGGCGGGCTGGCCGACACCGTGATCGAGTTCGATCCGGCCCGGCGCACCGGCACCGGCTTCGTGTTCGACGCGTTCACCGCCGAGGCCCTGGTCGGTGCGGTGCACCGCGCCGCCTCGACGTACCGGCAGCCTTCTCCGTGGAAGGCCCTGATCCGCAACGCCATGGCCGAGGATTTCTCGTGGGACGCCTCGGCGCGGGAATACGTCACCCTCTACCGCAAGGC
- a CDS encoding histidine phosphatase family protein has translation MRRLLLARHGQSVSNAVRKFQGAQDVALSPLGIRQAEALRGIIGRRSIAHVYVSPLERARRTAEIALDGLGRPVTVVDDLRELSLGEWEGCTVEEIRTRPGDPYTRWVRDPVLCLPPGSEPLGDVQARVLRVIEEIGRAHPNGDDVLIVSHGGVISALLAHWLGLPLSSIWRIAVANCSLSEISPPRVVSVNETGHLRDIDVPITAPLSP, from the coding sequence GTGAGGCGGCTCCTGCTCGCGCGTCACGGCCAGTCGGTCTCCAACGCGGTCCGCAAGTTCCAGGGCGCGCAGGACGTGGCGCTGTCGCCGCTGGGCATCCGCCAGGCCGAGGCGCTGCGCGGGATCATCGGCCGCCGCTCCATCGCCCACGTCTACGTGAGTCCCCTCGAGCGCGCGCGCCGCACCGCCGAGATCGCGCTGGACGGGCTCGGACGCCCGGTCACGGTGGTGGACGACCTGCGCGAGCTGTCGCTCGGCGAATGGGAGGGCTGCACGGTCGAGGAGATTCGCACTCGCCCGGGCGACCCCTACACGCGGTGGGTGCGCGATCCGGTCCTGTGCCTGCCCCCGGGCAGCGAGCCGCTGGGCGACGTGCAGGCGCGGGTGCTGCGCGTGATCGAGGAGATCGGCCGCGCGCACCCCAACGGCGACGACGTGCTGATCGTCTCGCACGGCGGCGTCATCAGCGCGCTGCTCGCCCACTGGCTCGGCCTGCCGCTGTCGTCGATCTGGCGGATCGCGGTGGCCAACTGCTCGCTCTCGGAGATCTCCCCGCCGCGGGTGGTGTCGGTGAACGAGACCGGCCACCTGCGCGATATCGACGTCCCGATCACCGCGCCGCTGAGCCCCTGA